A stretch of the Mycobacterium shigaense genome encodes the following:
- a CDS encoding aldehyde dehydrogenase family protein translates to MIGIDALGPDGPYRTRNREVVLSTAGVPVAELSIVPPLYVSRAIGAQRKVRPLPLAQREAALASAADVFVNSVVAGLDFAGYVELVSRISGLPIAVARAGARSVAEATATAFDAVRPARPVGAALDWREERTRTGGAVWARRGEVFAVHAAGNGPGVHGLWPQALALGYRVAVRPSRREPLTGHRLINALRQAGFRSQDAVYLPTDHGGADEIIRSADLAMVYGGQDVVDKYAADPAVVVNGPGRTKILITADRDWRDYLDVIVDSIANLGGMACVNTTAVLYEGDPGPLAAAIAERLAAIEPLASEDERAILPTQPIVKAQALADHLAIKAAGTSALLGADQVVAPLGDGYAALRPAVHLLAEPDADKLNVELPFPCVWVSGWSRAAGVAPLRKSLVINAITDDDDLIDDLIAEPTVANVYRGHHATYYGAPEIPHDGFLADALMRNKGFIRD, encoded by the coding sequence CTGATCGGCATCGATGCGCTGGGCCCGGACGGTCCGTACCGTACCCGTAACCGCGAGGTCGTGCTGAGCACCGCGGGCGTGCCGGTGGCGGAGCTGAGTATCGTTCCACCGCTCTATGTTTCGCGTGCCATCGGGGCCCAGCGCAAGGTCCGGCCGTTGCCCCTGGCGCAGCGCGAGGCGGCGCTGGCCAGCGCGGCGGATGTGTTCGTGAACTCGGTCGTCGCCGGCCTGGACTTCGCCGGCTATGTCGAACTGGTCAGCCGGATCTCGGGGCTGCCTATCGCGGTGGCCCGCGCCGGCGCCCGCAGCGTGGCCGAGGCCACCGCGACCGCATTCGATGCCGTGCGGCCCGCGCGCCCGGTGGGTGCGGCTCTGGACTGGCGCGAGGAGCGCACCCGCACCGGCGGCGCGGTCTGGGCGCGCCGCGGCGAGGTGTTCGCCGTGCACGCCGCTGGCAACGGCCCGGGCGTGCACGGCCTGTGGCCGCAGGCGCTGGCGTTGGGCTACCGGGTCGCGGTACGCCCGTCGCGACGTGAACCGCTGACCGGGCACCGGCTGATCAACGCATTGCGCCAGGCCGGTTTTCGTAGCCAGGACGCGGTGTATCTGCCGACCGATCACGGCGGAGCCGACGAGATCATCCGGTCGGCCGACCTCGCGATGGTGTATGGCGGTCAAGACGTGGTGGACAAATACGCCGCCGATCCGGCGGTGGTGGTGAACGGGCCCGGCCGCACCAAGATCCTGATCACCGCCGATCGCGATTGGCGCGACTATCTCGACGTGATCGTCGACTCGATCGCGAACCTGGGCGGCATGGCGTGCGTCAACACCACCGCGGTGCTCTACGAGGGCGACCCGGGCCCGCTCGCCGCGGCGATCGCGGAGCGCCTGGCGGCGATCGAACCGCTGGCCTCCGAGGACGAGCGAGCGATCCTGCCCACCCAGCCCATCGTCAAGGCGCAGGCGCTCGCGGACCACCTGGCGATCAAGGCCGCGGGCACGTCCGCGCTGCTGGGCGCCGACCAGGTCGTCGCCCCGCTCGGCGACGGGTACGCCGCCCTGCGCCCCGCCGTGCACCTGCTGGCCGAGCCCGATGCCGACAAGCTCAACGTCGAACTGCCCTTCCCGTGCGTGTGGGTGTCGGGATGGTCACGTGCGGCCGGTGTCGCGCCGCTGCGGAAGTCATTGGTGATCAACGCGATTACGGATGACGACGACCTGATCGACGACCTGATCGCCGAACCGACGGTGGCCAACGTGTACCGCGGACACCACGCGACCTACTACGGCGCGCCCGAAATCCCGCACGACGGATTCCTGGCGGACGCTCTGATGCGCAACAAAGGTTTCATCCGGGACTAA
- the rpsR gene encoding 30S ribosomal protein S18: MAGKPKRPSRIQPVSKKKNLLTSMGLTHVDYKDITTLPMFISDRGRMRSRRVTGLTVQQQRQVATAIRNAREMALLPYVGLR; encoded by the coding sequence ATGGCCGGTAAACCCAAGCGTCCGAGCCGCATTCAGCCGGTCTCGAAAAAGAAGAATCTCTTGACGAGCATGGGACTTACGCATGTCGACTACAAAGACATCACCACTTTGCCGATGTTCATCTCCGATCGCGGTCGAATGCGATCGCGACGCGTCACCGGCCTGACTGTTCAACAGCAGCGCCAAGTCGCCACCGCGATCAGGAATGCCCGCGAGATGGCGCTGTTGCCCTACGTCGGCTTGCGTTAG
- the rpsN gene encoding 30S ribosomal protein S14, whose amino-acid sequence MAKKSKIAKNERRREVVARYAQRRAELKEIIRSPASTPDQRLTAQQELGRQPRDASPVRLRNRDAVDGRPRGHLRKFGLSRLRMRELAHQGQLPGVRKASW is encoded by the coding sequence ATGGCGAAGAAATCCAAGATCGCGAAGAACGAGCGGCGCCGCGAGGTTGTGGCGCGTTACGCCCAGCGCCGCGCCGAGCTCAAGGAGATCATCCGGTCGCCGGCCAGCACTCCCGACCAACGCCTGACCGCGCAGCAGGAACTCGGCCGCCAGCCCCGGGACGCAAGCCCTGTGCGCCTGCGCAATCGCGACGCGGTCGACGGTCGTCCCCGCGGGCACCTGCGAAAGTTCGGGTTGTCCCGACTGCGAATGCGTGAACTCGCCCATCAGGGCCAGCTTCCAGGCGTACGCAAGGCGAGTTGGTGA
- the rpmG gene encoding 50S ribosomal protein L33 → MARNEIRPIVKLRSTAATGYTYITRKNRRNDPDRLTLRKYDPVIRRHVEFREER, encoded by the coding sequence ATGGCGCGCAACGAGATTCGTCCGATCGTCAAGCTGCGCTCCACCGCGGCCACTGGCTACACCTACATCACCCGCAAGAACCGGCGCAACGACCCCGACCGGCTGACCCTGCGCAAGTACGATCCGGTGATCCGCCGCCACGTCGAGTTCCGGGAAGAGCGCTGA
- the rpmB gene encoding 50S ribosomal protein L28 codes for MSARCQVTGRTVGFGNAVSHSHRRTRRRWSPNIQTKTYYLPSQGSRITLRVSAKGIKVIDRDGIEAVVARLRREGVEF; via the coding sequence ATGTCCGCGCGCTGCCAAGTAACAGGCCGCACTGTGGGATTCGGTAATGCGGTGTCACACTCGCACCGCCGCACCCGGCGCAGGTGGTCACCCAACATCCAGACCAAGACGTATTACCTGCCGTCGCAGGGCAGCCGCATCACGCTGCGAGTGAGCGCCAAAGGCATCAAGGTCATCGACCGCGACGGCATCGAAGCCGTCGTCGCCCGACTTCGCCGCGAGGGTGTGGAATTCTGA
- the mrf gene encoding ribosome hibernation factor-recruiting GTPase MRF: MRTPVVLVAGDGDTDAVAGALLRRPGTIVVEHRFDGHVVRRTTSVWRDGELAVTEDALELAHGCVPCTVRYDLLVLLRKLHRRDGIDRIVVHLAPALEPEPICVAINHVDVRVGPGFQDGPAALDVEIAGVVTCVDSDTWLSRALGEDSLADGRTVAQVAVGQAEFADVVVPTRPEPVTLAVLRRLAPRARITVGIDRLEMALANLDDDSRRGRSDHPHGWLLAGLPPLGADGAVRIVEFNARRPFHPERLHAAVDLLLAGVVRSRGRLWLANRPDQVMWLESAGGGLRVACAGKWLAAMTAAEAATVDAERRIFAELQWEYRFGDRHTAMTVLVCGADPAPILDALNGALLTDRELAAPQEWRRYLDPFGDWHQDPCDESAEPSDGVASERDGRRES, translated from the coding sequence ATGCGGACTCCCGTGGTGCTGGTGGCGGGCGATGGTGACACCGACGCGGTGGCGGGCGCATTGTTGCGCCGGCCAGGCACCATCGTCGTCGAGCACCGGTTCGACGGGCACGTCGTGCGGCGCACCACGAGCGTCTGGCGCGACGGAGAACTGGCCGTCACCGAGGATGCGCTGGAGCTGGCCCACGGCTGCGTGCCGTGTACGGTGCGTTACGACCTGCTGGTGCTGCTGCGCAAGCTGCACCGCCGTGACGGCATCGACCGCATCGTCGTGCACCTGGCCCCGGCGCTGGAACCCGAACCCATCTGCGTGGCGATCAATCACGTCGACGTCCGCGTCGGCCCCGGCTTCCAGGACGGGCCGGCCGCCCTGGATGTGGAGATCGCCGGCGTGGTCACCTGCGTCGACTCAGACACCTGGCTCAGCCGCGCGCTCGGTGAGGACAGCCTCGCCGACGGGCGCACGGTCGCCCAGGTCGCCGTCGGGCAGGCCGAATTCGCCGACGTGGTGGTTCCCACCCGCCCGGAGCCGGTGACGCTGGCGGTGCTGCGCCGGCTGGCTCCCCGCGCGCGGATCACGGTCGGCATCGACCGCCTCGAGATGGCGCTGGCCAACCTGGACGATGATTCCCGGCGCGGCCGCAGCGATCATCCGCACGGCTGGCTGCTGGCCGGCCTCCCGCCGCTGGGCGCCGACGGAGCGGTGCGGATCGTCGAGTTCAACGCGCGCCGTCCGTTTCACCCCGAGCGTCTGCACGCCGCTGTCGACCTGCTGCTGGCCGGGGTGGTGCGTAGCCGCGGCCGGCTGTGGCTGGCCAACCGGCCCGACCAGGTGATGTGGCTGGAATCCGCAGGGGGCGGCCTGCGGGTTGCCTGCGCGGGCAAGTGGCTGGCGGCCATGACCGCCGCGGAGGCGGCCACCGTCGACGCCGAGCGGCGGATATTCGCCGAGCTGCAGTGGGAGTATCGCTTCGGCGATCGGCACACGGCGATGACGGTGCTGGTCTGCGGCGCCGATCCCGCCCCGATTCTCGACGCGCTGAACGGCGCGCTGCTCACCGACCGGGAGCTGGCCGCGCCGCAGGAGTGGCGCCGGTACTTAGACCCCTTCGGCGACTGGCATCAGGACCCGTGCGACGAATCGGCGGAACCATCGGATGGGGTCGCGTCGGAGCGCGACGGCCGTCGCGAATCGTGA
- a CDS encoding cation-translocating P-type ATPase, with amino-acid sequence MRIPGVSSVVAGVTDGAAHIVRAGVSTAASAAGAVQLLASPVVELAGPVMQSMADSTGRALGMNAPADGSPHVALPPVRWHSGQRVHLDLDPLLPFSRWYEYSAVVEEPVRRIPGVAKAHVEGALGRLVVELDQDADNAAVVDEVRSTVADLAIDLAATKSESAPRSAPFADPGNPLAILVPLTAAAMDFVAMSAAFTGWVTRLPAAPQTTRAAAALINHQPRMVSILEKRLGRVGADIALAATTAAANGLTQAWGTPMLDLTQRTLQISEATAHRRVWRDREPHLASPERPQAPVVPVISSAKSEVPRHSWAAAAAGEASHVVVGGAVDAAMDTAKGSMAGPVESYIDSAANGSLIAAVSALVAGGGTEDAAAAIEAGVPRAAHMGRQAFATVLGRGLANSGQLVLDPGALRRLDRVKVVVIDGAALRGDHRAVLQSTGEAPGWDDDRVYEVADALLHGEEAPEPDPDELPATGARLKWVPLQGPSEMPAQGLERADLLVDGERVGRVDVGWEVDPYAIPLLQTANRTGARVVLRHVAGTEDLTASVGASHPPGTPLLNLVRELRGDRGPVLLITALHRDFASTDTLAALAIADVGVALDDPRAATAWTADIITGTDLADAVRILSAIPVARSASESAVHLAQGGTTLAGLLLVTGSEQERPSNPVSFRRWLNPVNTAAATALLAGSFSATRVLRLPDPTPQPLTAWHALDPEIVFSRLAGGARPLAVETGASYWRRRLDDLTYSPALAPLRGPAGNLARLASATRSELADPLTPILAVGAAASAIVGSNVDALLVAGVMTVNAITGGVQRLRAEAAAAELFAEQDQLVRRVVVPAVATTRRRLDAAQHATRTAKVSAKSLRPGDIIDLAAPEVVPADARLLVAEDLEVDESLLTGESLPVDKQVDPVAVNDPDRASMLFEGSTIVAGHARAIVVATGVNTAAHRAISAVADVETSAGVQARLKELTNKVLPLTLTGGAAVSVLALLRSATLRQAVADGVAIAVAAVPEGLPLVATLSQLAAAQRLTARGALVRSPRTIEALGRVDTICFDKTGTLTENRLRVVCALPHTARPHESFPDASDPESAAVLRAAARASTQPQDGQGHAHATDEAILTAASSLISESDSGWAVLAEVPFESSRGFAAAIGTLSNSSDAPMLMLKGAPEVVLPRCRFADPDADVAHAEALVHSLAEQGLRVLAVAQRPWPNGTNHDDDTDADAVDGTAQDLELLGYVGLADTARASSRPLIEALVDANRNVVLITGDHPITARAIARQLGMEDVRVVTGAELTGLDEDACAKLVAGVQVFARVSPEQKVQIVAALQRNGRVTAMVGDGANDAAAIRMADVGIGVSGRGSSAARGAADIVLTDRDLSVLLDALVEGRSMWAGVRDAVTILVGGNVGEVLFTIIGTAFGHGRAPIGTRQLLLVNLLTDMFPALAVAVTSQYVEPDEAEFETGEQAERARAAHRLAVLTGPTPSLDAPLMRQIVNRGAVTAAGATAAWAIGRYTPGTERRTATMGLTALVTTQLAQTLLTRQHSPLVVATALGSAGVLIGIVQTPVVSQFFGCTPLGPVAWSGVMGATAGATAISVLAPNWLNKAIGAIQPNGTA; translated from the coding sequence ATGAGGATTCCGGGTGTATCCAGCGTGGTTGCTGGTGTCACCGACGGAGCGGCCCACATAGTGCGTGCGGGCGTGTCCACTGCGGCAAGCGCCGCCGGCGCGGTGCAACTGCTGGCCAGTCCAGTCGTTGAGTTGGCCGGACCGGTGATGCAGTCGATGGCCGATTCGACCGGACGCGCACTGGGGATGAACGCCCCCGCGGACGGCTCTCCCCACGTCGCCCTGCCGCCGGTGCGCTGGCACAGCGGCCAGCGCGTGCACCTCGACCTGGATCCGTTGCTGCCGTTCTCCCGGTGGTACGAGTACTCCGCGGTGGTCGAGGAACCGGTGCGCCGCATCCCGGGCGTCGCCAAGGCCCACGTCGAGGGCGCACTCGGTCGCCTGGTGGTCGAGCTGGACCAGGACGCCGACAACGCCGCCGTCGTCGACGAGGTGCGGTCGACGGTTGCCGACCTCGCGATCGACCTGGCGGCGACGAAGTCGGAGTCGGCGCCGCGTTCGGCGCCGTTCGCCGATCCCGGTAATCCGCTGGCGATCCTGGTGCCGCTGACCGCCGCCGCGATGGACTTCGTCGCGATGAGTGCCGCATTCACCGGGTGGGTGACGCGGCTGCCCGCGGCGCCGCAGACGACCCGGGCCGCGGCGGCCCTGATCAATCACCAACCGCGCATGGTGTCCATCCTGGAGAAGCGGCTGGGGCGGGTCGGTGCCGACATCGCGCTGGCCGCGACCACGGCGGCCGCGAACGGACTCACCCAGGCGTGGGGCACCCCGATGCTGGACCTGACCCAGCGCACCCTGCAGATCTCCGAGGCGACCGCACACCGCCGCGTCTGGCGCGATCGGGAACCCCATCTCGCCTCGCCCGAGCGACCGCAAGCCCCGGTGGTGCCGGTCATCTCGTCGGCCAAGTCCGAGGTGCCCCGGCATAGCTGGGCGGCCGCCGCGGCGGGCGAGGCCTCGCACGTCGTGGTTGGCGGGGCGGTCGACGCGGCCATGGACACGGCGAAGGGCTCGATGGCCGGGCCGGTGGAAAGCTACATCGATTCGGCGGCGAACGGTTCGCTGATCGCCGCGGTGAGTGCGTTGGTGGCGGGCGGCGGCACCGAAGACGCGGCGGCCGCGATCGAAGCCGGGGTGCCGCGCGCCGCGCACATGGGCCGTCAGGCCTTCGCGACGGTGCTCGGCCGCGGGCTCGCCAACTCCGGGCAGCTGGTGCTCGACCCCGGCGCGTTGCGCCGCCTGGACCGCGTCAAGGTGGTCGTCATCGACGGCGCCGCCCTGCGTGGTGACCACCGGGCGGTACTGCAATCGACGGGTGAGGCCCCCGGCTGGGACGACGACCGCGTCTACGAGGTGGCCGACGCGCTGCTACACGGCGAAGAGGCGCCCGAACCCGATCCCGACGAGTTGCCCGCCACCGGCGCCCGGCTGAAATGGGTTCCGTTACAAGGCCCCTCGGAAATGCCGGCGCAGGGACTGGAACGCGCCGACCTGCTGGTGGATGGCGAACGCGTGGGCCGGGTCGACGTCGGCTGGGAGGTCGATCCGTACGCGATCCCCCTGCTGCAGACCGCGAACCGGACCGGGGCCCGGGTGGTGTTGCGCCATGTGGCGGGCACCGAGGACCTGACCGCCAGCGTCGGCGCTTCGCATCCGCCCGGCACCCCGCTGCTCAACCTGGTGCGTGAGCTGCGCGGCGACCGGGGGCCGGTCCTGCTGATCACCGCCTTACATCGCGATTTCGCCTCCACCGACACGCTGGCGGCGCTAGCCATCGCCGATGTCGGTGTGGCCCTTGATGATCCGCGCGCGGCCACGGCGTGGACGGCTGACATCATCACCGGCACCGACCTGGCCGATGCGGTGCGGATCCTGTCGGCGATCCCGGTGGCGCGCTCGGCCAGCGAATCTGCCGTCCACCTCGCCCAAGGCGGCACCACGCTGGCGGGGCTGCTCCTGGTGACCGGCAGCGAGCAGGAGCGTCCGAGCAACCCGGTGAGCTTCCGCCGCTGGCTCAACCCGGTCAACACCGCCGCCGCGACTGCCCTTCTGGCGGGCAGCTTTTCGGCCACCAGGGTGCTGCGGCTGCCCGATCCCACCCCGCAGCCACTCACCGCCTGGCACGCGCTGGACCCGGAGATCGTGTTCTCACGCCTGGCGGGCGGCGCGCGACCGCTGGCCGTCGAGACCGGCGCGTCCTACTGGCGGCGGCGCCTCGACGACTTGACCTACAGCCCGGCGCTGGCGCCGCTGCGCGGGCCGGCCGGCAACCTGGCCCGGCTGGCGTCGGCCACCCGGTCCGAGCTGGCCGACCCGCTGACCCCGATCCTGGCCGTGGGCGCGGCGGCGTCGGCGATCGTCGGCAGCAATGTCGACGCGCTGTTGGTCGCCGGCGTGATGACCGTCAATGCGATAACCGGTGGTGTGCAACGGCTTCGCGCCGAGGCCGCCGCCGCCGAGCTGTTCGCCGAACAGGACCAACTGGTGCGCCGCGTCGTCGTTCCGGCGGTGGCCACGACACGACGCCGGCTGGATGCCGCGCAACATGCCACGCGGACGGCCAAGGTGTCGGCCAAGTCGCTGCGGCCGGGCGACATCATCGATCTGGCCGCACCCGAGGTGGTCCCGGCCGACGCCCGGTTGCTGGTCGCCGAAGACCTCGAGGTCGACGAGTCACTGCTCACCGGCGAGTCGCTGCCGGTGGACAAGCAGGTCGACCCCGTCGCGGTGAACGACCCCGACCGGGCGAGCATGCTGTTCGAGGGCAGCACGATCGTCGCGGGGCACGCGCGGGCAATCGTCGTGGCCACCGGCGTCAACACCGCTGCGCACCGGGCGATCTCGGCGGTCGCGGACGTCGAAACATCCGCCGGGGTGCAGGCCCGACTGAAGGAACTCACCAACAAGGTGCTGCCGCTTACCCTGACGGGCGGAGCCGCGGTGAGCGTGCTGGCGCTGCTGCGGAGCGCGACACTGCGCCAAGCCGTTGCCGACGGCGTCGCGATCGCGGTGGCGGCCGTCCCCGAGGGGCTGCCGTTGGTGGCCACGCTGTCTCAGCTCGCCGCGGCCCAACGCCTCACGGCGCGTGGGGCTTTAGTCCGCTCGCCACGCACGATCGAAGCATTGGGCCGGGTCGACACCATCTGCTTCGACAAGACCGGCACCCTCACCGAGAACCGGCTGCGGGTCGTCTGCGCCTTGCCCCACACGGCCCGACCGCACGAGTCCTTCCCGGATGCCTCCGACCCGGAGTCCGCCGCCGTGCTCCGGGCTGCCGCAAGGGCATCCACCCAGCCGCAAGACGGCCAGGGCCATGCGCACGCCACCGACGAGGCAATTCTCACCGCGGCCAGTTCGCTTATCAGCGAGAGCGATTCGGGATGGGCGGTACTCGCCGAGGTGCCGTTCGAGTCCAGTCGCGGTTTCGCAGCCGCCATCGGAACACTGAGCAACTCGTCCGACGCGCCGATGCTGATGCTCAAGGGCGCTCCCGAGGTGGTGCTGCCCCGCTGCCGCTTCGCCGACCCGGATGCCGACGTGGCACACGCCGAGGCATTGGTCCACAGCCTCGCCGAACAGGGATTGCGGGTGCTGGCGGTCGCACAGCGTCCCTGGCCCAACGGGACCAACCACGACGACGACACCGATGCCGACGCCGTCGACGGCACAGCACAGGACCTCGAGCTGCTCGGCTACGTGGGTTTGGCGGACACCGCGCGCGCCTCGTCGCGTCCGCTGATCGAGGCCCTGGTGGACGCCAACCGCAACGTCGTGCTGATCACCGGCGACCACCCCATCACCGCGCGCGCGATCGCGCGCCAGCTGGGCATGGAGGACGTCCGGGTCGTGACCGGCGCCGAGCTCACCGGTCTGGACGAAGACGCGTGCGCCAAACTCGTTGCCGGCGTTCAGGTGTTCGCCCGGGTCAGCCCGGAACAGAAGGTGCAGATCGTGGCCGCGCTGCAACGCAACGGGCGGGTGACCGCGATGGTCGGCGACGGCGCGAACGACGCGGCCGCGATCCGGATGGCCGATGTGGGCATCGGGGTGAGCGGTCGCGGTTCGTCGGCCGCCCGGGGCGCGGCCGACATCGTCCTGACCGACCGCGACCTGAGCGTGCTGCTGGACGCCTTGGTCGAGGGCCGCAGCATGTGGGCCGGCGTGCGCGATGCGGTCACCATCCTGGTCGGCGGCAACGTCGGAGAGGTGCTCTTCACGATCATCGGGACCGCGTTCGGGCATGGGCGGGCGCCGATCGGCACCCGCCAGTTGCTGTTGGTGAACCTGCTCACCGATATGTTCCCGGCGCTCGCGGTTGCCGTGACCTCGCAGTACGTCGAGCCCGACGAAGCCGAGTTCGAGACCGGCGAACAAGCCGAAAGGGCCCGCGCCGCACACCGTCTCGCGGTGCTGACCGGACCGACGCCGTCGCTCGATGCCCCGTTGATGCGCCAGATCGTCAACCGCGGTGCCGTCACCGCCGCGGGTGCAACGGCAGCCTGGGCGATCGGTCGTTACACGCCCGGTACCGAACGTCGAACGGCGACAATGGGATTGACGGCCCTGGTGACGACCCAGCTGGCGCAGACGTTGCTGACCCGTCAGCACAGCCCGCTTGTCGTGGCCACCGCGCTGGGCAGCGCGGGTGTTCTGATCGGCATCGTCCAGACGCCGGTCGTCAGTCAATTCTTCGGGTGTACACCGCTGGGCCCGGTGGCCTGGTCGGGAGTCATGGGCGCGACGGCAGGAGCCACCGCGATCTCGGTGCTCGCGCCCAACTGGCTGAACAAGGCCATCGGCGCCATTCAGCCCAACGGCACCGCCTAG
- a CDS encoding sigma factor, with translation MSKRRAAGCRGFGSVHDAEDLVQETYLRGWRGYPAFEERAALRTWLYRIATTACLRALQHRGRRVLPAGLGDSSVDPKASLDDNGGTHQWLEPIPDSLLAALPAPTPEDTVAVRHSVRLAVMTALQELPARRDVVMLPTAVKIQPAVAEYRRTADDIRQAHSIHVLDANSAGIAAITVFLDRALFSAFGLPPSR, from the coding sequence CTGTCTAAGCGCCGCGCGGCCGGATGCCGTGGTTTCGGCTCGGTGCACGATGCCGAGGACCTCGTCCAGGAGACCTATCTGCGCGGCTGGCGTGGCTACCCGGCGTTCGAGGAGCGGGCCGCGCTGCGGACCTGGCTGTACCGGATCGCGACGACGGCGTGCCTGCGTGCGCTGCAGCACCGAGGCCGACGCGTGCTGCCGGCCGGGCTCGGTGACAGCTCGGTCGACCCGAAGGCGAGCCTCGACGACAACGGCGGCACCCATCAGTGGCTCGAGCCGATTCCCGACAGCCTGTTGGCCGCGCTCCCGGCGCCGACCCCGGAGGACACCGTCGCGGTGCGGCACAGTGTCCGGCTGGCCGTGATGACAGCCCTGCAGGAGCTGCCGGCGCGCCGTGATGTAGTCATGCTCCCGACGGCGGTCAAAATCCAACCCGCGGTGGCGGAATACCGGCGCACCGCGGACGACATCAGGCAAGCGCACTCGATCCATGTCCTGGACGCGAACTCTGCCGGGATCGCTGCCATCACCGTCTTCCTGGATCGGGCGCTGTTCTCCGCGTTTGGCTTGCCGCCCAGCCGATAA
- a CDS encoding nuclear transport factor 2 family protein has translation MGTDGRVVERYLDCLAAHDWDGLADTIAEAGLTREGPFCDVVEGKARNVAYLRKVCTTLKGHRLQVQRVSHVDSRVSYAELSETFEIDEVATTWPECTRFERDDDGLIARFSVFFKQRRADTA, from the coding sequence GTGGGCACGGACGGTCGAGTGGTCGAGCGCTACCTGGACTGCCTGGCGGCGCACGACTGGGACGGGCTGGCCGACACCATTGCCGAGGCAGGCCTGACCCGGGAGGGGCCGTTCTGCGATGTCGTCGAGGGCAAGGCGCGCAATGTCGCCTACTTGCGCAAGGTGTGCACCACGCTCAAGGGCCATCGGTTGCAGGTGCAGCGGGTATCGCACGTCGACTCCCGGGTGTCCTACGCCGAACTGTCCGAGACGTTCGAGATCGACGAGGTCGCGACCACCTGGCCCGAATGCACCCGCTTCGAGCGGGACGACGACGGCCTGATCGCCCGGTTCAGCGTTTTTTTCAAGCAACGCCGTGCCGACACCGCTTAG
- a CDS encoding SRPBCC family protein, with amino-acid sequence MSWWTVHADRMLSEWVPAPPEAVRGFYVDLDNIRLVHPLIVSVETVSRTETDAGYQQTYRVVDRIPLGPFTIRTVYQARLRVPTHGDVLTEADQSPGVRLRGTVSFDPVDGGTRVTERIGITAPRLLAGVTIREGAKAHIKMLAGIRSHFESETPRRSQ; translated from the coding sequence ATGAGCTGGTGGACCGTCCACGCCGACCGGATGCTGTCCGAATGGGTGCCCGCGCCGCCCGAGGCCGTCCGCGGCTTCTACGTGGACCTCGACAACATCAGGCTCGTGCATCCGTTGATCGTCTCCGTGGAAACGGTGTCCCGCACCGAAACCGACGCTGGTTACCAGCAGACCTACCGGGTGGTCGACCGAATCCCTCTGGGGCCGTTCACCATTCGGACCGTGTATCAGGCCCGGCTGCGCGTGCCCACGCACGGCGATGTGCTGACCGAGGCCGATCAGTCACCCGGGGTGCGGCTGCGCGGGACGGTGAGTTTCGATCCGGTCGACGGTGGAACCCGGGTCACCGAGCGAATAGGGATCACCGCCCCACGGTTGCTGGCCGGGGTGACCATCCGCGAGGGGGCCAAGGCGCACATCAAGATGCTGGCGGGGATCCGGAGTCACTTCGAATCCGAAACGCCGAGGAGATCGCAATGA